ATGTGAGGGCGAATTCTTGGATGAACTTGAAGAGCAATGTGTGGTTCTTGTCGAAAACCAACACTGCGTTGTTTAGTCTACTCCATTTCTTCGTCCGGGGATCGATTGTCTGAGCTCCAATCACGTTCCTGAGCTTCGACAAGCTCTTTAAAACTACGAAATCCGTGTCTAAGTAAATCCCACCAAACTTGTACAGCAATGCAAGCCTGAGGAGATTGGATAGATTCTGGCCTAGAGGAACTCCACCCGGATTCACATTCCCTTTCCGGAGCTCGAAATACCAAGATTCTGCAGGTGTGTCCTTGAACAAGTACTCGAAATCGGGAGAGATTGCAATTGCTCTAAAACCCAAATCTTGTAATGGCCTCAGCATTCGGATTCCCTTGTCGGAATCCAATGATTTCGACACGATGGCCAGGCAGGCATTCGGATGGGAATTGAACAAGCTCTCCACGGAAAGCAATTCCCTGCTTCCGAAGGACTTAGAGGAAATCCAAGTCATAAAGACTCTGACATTACAGGGAGAGGTGGAGTTTCCGGCGAAGAATGATCGAATTCGTGTCGAAAACAGAGGGGGTTTTGGCTCGGAAGGAACGGATTTGAGCTTCCGCTTATGCTTTCTCAGACGCCGCCGCCTGTGTGTCGAGAACGTCGACATGGGTACCGTCGGATTCCTCTGGTTTTGCAGAGCAGATAAGTGGGGGTTCAAGAACATTGGCGCGTTTTCTTCTTTCACAACGTACATTACaggcgaagaagaagaaagctttGAGCTTgaggtggaagaagaagaagacgaaaaaTGGGGAGGAACCCATTTGGGAACGGGGTCTCCGGCGAGTTTTTCAGGAGGGAAAATGGCGCGCTCCGGCGGGGAATCGGGGAGGAAAGGGAGGTGGAAGCAGAAGGTGTAGAAGCCATTGTAGGCtacgaggaggaggaggaggagagcgAGAAGGGAAGTGGGGAggcagagaagaagagagagaatctGTCTCTTTAACTCTTGGATATGGTGGATGAGTACATGGAGTGGATTGGAAAGTTTGGAGCTTTCACAATCAAACATgatttttgtgaattttggttGGTGGGTTTTGAGTTTCGGGTTTAATGGagtagagagagacagagacagagagagagagagtgaggagagagaggggggcaGGTGAGAGTTGCACAGGAAGTTGGAGAGGAGTTTAATGGCGGAGGGCGGCAAAAGATTGCAAGTGAAATCTGAAATGCTTTGGGCATTGGGAACCAAAAATATATACCTGTTAGTGGAGCTGTGGAAGCTCCCACCACTCTCTCTCTAGagtcagaggtgagagagaggagagagaggagagagagaaagtaaagTCTTGAGCTTGGCTCGACCGCTGCACTTGGCTCGCTTTTACCGCGCAATATCCCATGGTtttatttgttaatattttttatttaattattttttcaattattaatttttattcaatgacaaaaaatttttttataaaattttatatcCTTAAATGGGAAATAATCGTTTGCCGTCCTTAGAGTACAAAAATTTATAATtcaacaaataattaaataaaaaatatcgaCAAATAAAGATTAAACTTACTAATGACACGATAACTACTTCCATTCTTCATTATACTTTGGCTCAAGTTGGTACTGCTTTTCTCAAATCTCAACGTGAGACGTgatttttgtttgtaattattaAGGATGGGGATAAGTTTgagatttgacaaaaaattagctactctagttaaaaaaaaaagtttatttttGATGTAGAACAAATGGCTGAATAAATTGAAGACGAAATTGAATGAAGGAAGATAGAAAGACACAGTAGTAATCTACAAATTTTTGGTGTCCGAACTCTGTTTTGTGAGGCATGATACTTTTTTAAAAAGAACACAGAGTTTCAATTCAAATCACCATTTTTTCGTAACATATGATGGAACCTTTTAATTTAGGTCCAATTAATGTGTTCTTTTTCCCAAAGTCGCTTGAGCCTTCCGAAAGACGCTCCCAATGTAATGCATCACTCCATAATTAATAGCCTTGCTATCTTTCCCCTGTGATTGTCGGCATGCTTCTAATTGCTGTAATCTTGTATAGATCCTCTCCTCAACCGGTCGAGGggcttggtcaggaggatctcACCTATCTTAAGAGAGTATCCTGATCCGTGTTTTTATAGGTTCAAAACACTGTTACTTCTACAATATTATTCTgtttttgccctcactttttttttgttatttcatgTGTGCCTGTGCTATCCGCGTGTTGATGATGAATGTCTCTCAATCTCTCCAGTTCTGCGTGCTTTGATTTCGATCTCCTCTGGGATTGCCGACTGCACAAGGAGCCGAAACTCCTCCTCACCGGCCCTCCACCTCTTCCTTTATGCACCACTTCAAATCGAATACTGCAGCCGCACTACAAACCCATCTGGACGGAAAACACATGAAGAAATCTTGGTCGTTGACCGACAACCGGACTGCAACATCGTCTTGACTCACTCTAGCATCAGTAGATTCCAGCTTCAAACCCTCTCCGACCCCTTTTGCCAAAATCGTTCTCAACGATTTGTCATCAGGTAAGATCCTGGAGTTTTTATTTGGCATCCCAGACCTCATCTCTCTTGCCAGTGTTCCTCAAAACTTTCATACAGATCAACTCAACTCTCTTTCTATTTCAAACCCAAAGAttgattattttccttttttttttctctgtttttattTTCCAGGGAAAAACACCATCTTTGCcgaaaaagtttgaatttttctcGGGAATTCTTGCCCATCCCTGAGATTTTCTTTGTGGGTTTTGGTTCTTGGGTTACTAATTTAAAAGGGTTTTTTCTTTGGAAGGAGATGGATATCGGTGGTGATGATCGGTGTTCGTTGTTGTGTGGATGATCCCAGTGGAGCATTGGTTTTCAGCTTTGGTGATCTCTACGGTTTTTATTGTGTGAATTTTTGGGAGTTTGGTTTGGGTTTCTGGGTAAGCAACTGTCACTCTATTCAACTTAAATTTAgttcactttttgtttttttccctcaaatttgtTTGATGGCATGATTGTTTGATCCTTTACTAAATAGTCATCAAGaaatgttggaatttttagtagttttgatttcttttcaatttttattttattttgttttcaagcCATGAGTTTTGTAAGAACCGTCTACCCTTGCATAGACCAGATACTCCTGacatttcaaataaaataacttCCCAAGCACTGAtatttaggtttttttattgGCATACGTAATGCTACCAGTGAGTTCTATAACTTTACTAATATTTATTTGCAATGCAAGCTAAATTGGTGGTTTTCTGTTTGTCAATGCGTTAGCTTTTCTACTCTCTACCTTGCATTAGAGGTTGCCATGTCAGGTGAGTTCAAGTTCTGCTTAATACACAAGGGTTGTTTTTAGCTTAGTCTCTAATTTGTGTGCTCTTCATAATGTCTTTAATTTTGGTGGCAGTTATAAGATAAGAAGAAGAGCTACTAGGCGGGTGGGTTTATTAATTACaagataagaagaagaaagtagcTCCGGcagaacaaaagaaaatcaatatCGCCAAACAACCTTCAATTTGCCTAAAGAAATTGAAGGCAATGGATAATTGGTCGAGCTTAGGGAAGCTGTTAATCATACTGCTGGTGTTACTGTCCTACGACTATGCTCATCGCAATTCCAGTCTTGTCTTTAATGTCCTCATCTTCCTCCTCTGCTCCCTCGGCCTTGTCTTTCACCAAATGAATATGTCCGTCCCCGATAAAGCCTCGTCCTTGTCCTCCTCCTCGCCCTCATCCTCATCGtcctcctccgcctcctccGCCTCCCCGTCCTCGTCCTCCTCCAAAGGCTTGCTCTATGAAGTATTCATAAGCTTCAGAGGCGAAGACACACGTAAAAACTTCACGGGCCACCTCCATGAAGCATTGACAAAGGCCGGAATCAACGCCTTTATTGACGACGAAGAACTAAGAAGAGGAGAAGATATAACTACCGAACTTGTGCGGGCAATCCAGGGTTCTAGGATCTCTATCATTGTCTTCTCAAGACGGTACGCAGACTCCAGCTGGTGTCTCGAGGAGCTGGTTAAGATCATGGAGTGTAGAAGAACGCTGGGGCAATTAGTTTTGCCGATATTCTATGACATTGATCCTTCGCATGTCAGGAAACAAACTGGTAGTTTTGCACAATCGTTTCTGAAACATACAGATGAAAAGAAGGTAGAGAGGTGGAAGATAGAGAGGTGGAGAACTGTTCTTACTGAAGCTTCGAATTTGTCTGGCTGGGATCTCAGAAACACTTTGGACGGGTACttactaatttcttttcttatgaATTAAGGCTTTAACATACCTTTGCTTATTAATTTGGAAGCATGCGATTTCTTAGACCTCTGTAATAAAATCATACAATAAAGCTTAAACTGTTAATGTTACACTAATCGCAGCTAGGAAGCCGCCGGCGAATGGCTGCGGAGGGAAGGGATGCTGGTTTTATTGTTTGTGTttcttatttaaattttaattttaattgatgttTGCTAAGTTTAAACACAACATCTCAAAGAAAATTGTCTTAAATAAAATCTCTAGTCATGATAAGTAATTTTGTGTATTAGTTCAATTTCGTCTTGTAGTTATATAACAATCTTCGTTTTGCTTCTCAACTTGACTAATGCTAGGCATGAAGCAAAGTTTATCAGGATGATTACCAATCAAGTCACTACGAAGCTGAACAACAAATACTTCGACGTAGCGCCCTATCAAGTCGGAATAGATACTCAAGTGCTAAATATCAGTAATTAtttaggcatcggagattcaTATGATGTTCGTGTGATTGGAATTTTGGGCATGAGTGGAATAGGTAAAACAACAATTGCTAAAGCCATTTATAACAAATTTTATGAAAGGTTTGAAGGTAAAAGTTTCCTTGAAAAAGTGAGGGAAAAGAAACtagaaaaattgcaaaaacaacTTCTTTTTGATATCTTGCAAACCAAGACAAAGGTAAGCAGTGTTGCTGCAGGGACCGCCTTGGTAAGGGAAAGATTTCGACGCTTAAAGGTACTTGTCATAGTTGATGATGTAGACGATGTGAAGCAGTTACACGAATTAGCTGGAAATTGCCACTCTTTTGGCCCGGGGAGCAGAATCATCATCACAACTAGGAACGAACGTGTGCTAAAAGAATTTGCAGTTGATAAGATATATCGGCCGAAAGGAATGGACCAAGAAGAAGCTCTTGAGCTCCTAAGTTGGCATGCCTTCAGAAGTAGTTGTTGTCCTAGTCAATATCTTGTGCTTGCAAGGGAAGTTGTCAATTACTGTGGAGGACTGCCGCTGGCTCTTGAAGTTTTAGGATCTACTCTTTTCAAGCGAAGTGTAGATGAATGGAGAAAtatattggatgaattgaaaatgATTCCTCGTGGAGAAATTCAGGCACAACTGAAAATAAGCTACGACGGGCTAAATGATAATTACAAGAGGCAGATATTCCTCGATATAGCTTGTTTTTTTATCGGAATGGACAAGAACGATGTCATGCAAATCTTGGATGGTTGTGGCTTTTATGCAAAAACAGGAATCGAGGTCCTCCTTGACCGGTGCCTTCTAACTATTAATGGAGAAAACAAGATTATGATGCATGATTTGCTTCGGGATATGGGCAGAGATATCGTGCATGCAGAAAAACCCAATTTTCCTGGAAAACGGAGTAGATTGTGGCGTCCTGAAGATGTAAATGATGTATTGATAGACAAGTCTGTAAGTACTTTCCCAATCGAACTTTATGTTAAACGTGTAAGCATATGTAAGTAATCTAACTTTTTTTCATGCAAAGCCTTCTCTTATTTGGAGTGTTTTTCGGATAGCAGGGAACTGGAAAAATTGAAGGTCTGGCTTTGAATTTGCCCAGTCTTGAAGAGACTAGTTTCAGTACTGAGGCGTTTAGAAATATGAAGGGACTGAGATTGCTCCAACTAAACTACGTTCGGCTTGCTGGGGGATACCAATGTCTTTCCAAAAATCTAAGATGGCTGTGCTGGCATGGATTCCCATTGGAGTTCATACCAATAGAACTGTGTCAACCAAACATAGTCGCTATCGACATGCAGTACAGCAGCCTCAAACAAgttctttgtgagtattctggGGTAAGTACAATGTGTAACCTGAACCAAATTAGGAATTATTTTTATGCTCTCTATATCTTCTTTttggatttaaaattttaatttaaatttgatttttcttgacAGTTGCTTGGTAAGTTGAAGATTTTGAATCTCAGCCACTCCCACGATCTAACACAATCGCCAGACTTTTCAAAATTCCCAAATCTTGAGAAACTGATACTCAAAGACTGTAAGAGGTTGGCTAAAGTTCACAAGTCTATTGGAGATCTCAAGAGTCTTGTGTTGGTGAATTTGAAGGACTGTGAAACACTTAAGGCTCTCCCGAGGAGTTTCTATAAGTTAAAATCTGTCAAAACTCTTGTTCTCAATGGTTGTTCAAGATTCCGAAGCTTGTCTGAGCACTTGGGAAAAATGGCATCATTGGTCACTCTTTATGCAGGTGGGACGGCCATAAAAAAAGTACCACCTTCCATCGTACGACTGGAGAAGCTCGAGCGCTTATCTTTGAGTTACTTGAAGTGTTCTTTGCAGCTACCTTCCTTACAAGGCTTAGGCTCTTTAACAGAGTTATCTTTGGGACACTGCAATTTAATGGAAGTGCCTAATGATATTGGGAGTAGTCTACCTTGTTTAGAGTACTTATTTCTAGGTAACAATAATTTTCGGAGCCTTCCAAGCCTCAGTGGCCTGTCCATGCTTATTGAACTACGCTTGGATAGTTGCAGAAACCTTGTCGAGATCACAGATTTACCAAAAAGTTTGGGTATCCTGGAGATGAAGGACTGCTCTGCATTAGAAAGAATGTCAGATTTTTCAGGCATGTCGACAATCGTTTATCTCGGATCCCCCAAACTCATTGAGTTTCCAGGCTTGGAGAGCGCGTTAAACTCAGGCCTCAGACTTGATATgttaacacaaaacaatgtcatgGATTTCCTTCTTAAGGATAGCACGCTACAGGTTCTCTCTCTTCCACAGCACCCCCTCTCCTTCCTTCCTCGCatatgtgtgttatgcatgtaTTACTCACACAAATCTTGTTCAACATGGTATAGGGATGGACAGGAGATGGATACATGAGACTTGTAGGAAGACAAATTCCCACTTGGTTCAATCATGTCAACGAGGGTTCCCAAGTCTCTTTTAAAGTGCCTAAGGAAATTGGTTGTAATGCAAAAGCATTGGCTGTGTGCCTGGCTTGTGTTGCTCGTGACGACAGCTCGTCTGATCCTCAGGGGTATTATgatatttatgttattaatcaCACCAAGGGTACTAGTTTTTATGTCAGTATAAGAAATGATATTGTCAAACAAGAGTACCTTTGCCTGGGAAATATATCGTTGTTGGAAACTGAGTTCAATTTGGAAGAAGGCGATTTGGTCCATGTTATTGCAAAATTTCCAGATACTGTGGTAAAAATAGGGGTACGTTTACTATGCGACAAACTTACGACTTTCGAAGGTTGGTCCTTTTTTTACCTTTCTATCCCTTACGAACGGGCCCTAGAAAAAATTTCTACCGAAGTTGATGATTCTGTTGAGGAttatgaagatgatgattttgaCGAGGATGATGACAatgatgatgaggatgatgatgaggaggaccaagatgatgatgaggatgatgatgaggaGGACCAAGACGGTGATGCTaatgatgaggatgatgacaAACGACGATGACTAAGCTAGGAAAATTTCTGGTTTAATCAGCTAGTTTGCAGGTAAGAGTCTCTATTTTTTGCATGCCTTGATCTGTTTTTATTATGTTCTCTCTTTTTGAACTTTCATGTTTCTGTGGTGGTTTAACTTATTAATGCATTTAAGGTTTTTAATATGTTCAGAGAAGCCCTCTTCTTCTCATGTAGTCGCCAACTGTAAGCGTCAGCGCATGCCTCATTCCGTCATTCTCCGGGACTTGGCACCCAACTGTTGCTTCTATTCCCTGCTTTCTGGCCAGGAACCCTTTCTGAGCACCCTATGGCCTGCCAAACTTCTGATATTGGCAGCTCAAAATTATGCTTTAGATTTGACTTTGTTCCAAAATCAACAGGGGCACTCGCATCAATCAACTTCCCTGCACCAGCCGCAGCTTCCAAAGCTGCTGCAGTTGCCGCCATGCCTCCCCGTACTGCTCCCACCACTGATAGGCCCAGATTTTGACCTCCCAATTCCGACCCTCACAAAGCAACCCACAATTAACTCTTCAAAGAACGGCTCCATAAACCACTTTGCGAGTTT
This genomic stretch from Pyrus communis chromosome 2, drPyrComm1.1, whole genome shotgun sequence harbors:
- the LOC137723462 gene encoding uncharacterized protein At4g19900-like; translated protein: MFDCESSKLSNPLHVLIHHIQELKRQILSLLLCLPTSLLALLLLLLVAYNGFYTFCFHLPFLPDSPPERAIFPPEKLAGDPVPKWVPPHFSSSSSSTSSSKLSSSSPVMYVVKEENAPMFLNPHLSALQNQRNPTVPMSTFSTHRRRRLRKHKRKLKSVPSEPKPPLFSTRIRSFFAGNSTSPCNVRVFMTWISSKSFGSRELLSVESLFNSHPNACLAIVSKSLDSDKGIRMLRPLQDLGFRAIAISPDFEYLFKDTPAESWYFELRKGNVNPGGVPLGQNLSNLLRLALLYKFGGIYLDTDFVVLKSLSKLRNVIGAQTIDPRTKKWSRLNNAVLVFDKNHTLLFKFIQEFALTFDGNKWGHNGPYLVSRVVSRVIGNQQNPGSNFTVLTPSAFYPVNWSRIRSLFRAPTDEVHSKWRLEKLRNLCTQSFGVHLWNSQSRRLKVEKGSIIDHIMSEFSVFLNSSASSFVSVV
- the LOC137726580 gene encoding disease resistance protein RPV1-like isoform X3 is translated as MDNWSSLGKLLIILLVLLSYDYAHRNSSLVFNVLIFLLCSLGLVFHQMNMSVPDKASSLSSSSPSSSSSSSASSASPSSSSSKGLLYEVFISFRGEDTRKNFTGHLHEALTKAGINAFIDDEELRRGEDITTELVRAIQGSRISIIVFSRRYADSSWCLEELVKIMECRRTLGQLVLPIFYDIDPSHVRKQTGSFAQSFLKHTDEKKVERWKIERWRTVLTEASNLSGWDLRNTLDGHEAKFIRMITNQVTTKLNNKYFDVAPYQVGIDTQVLNISNYLGIGDSYDVRVIGILGMSGIGKTTIAKAIYNKFYERFEGKSFLEKVREKKLEKLQKQLLFDILQTKTKVSSVAAGTALVRERFRRLKVLVIVDDVDDVKQLHELAGNCHSFGPGSRIIITTRNERVLKEFAVDKIYRPKGMDQEEALELLSWHAFRSSCCPSQYLVLAREVVNYCGGLPLALEVLGSTLFKRSVDEWRNILDELKMIPRGEIQAQLKISYDGLNDNYKRQIFLDIACFFIGMDKNDVMQILDGCGFYAKTGIEVLLDRCLLTINGENKIMMHDLLRDMGRDIVHAEKPNFPGKRSRLWRPEDVNDVLIDKSQGTGKIEGLALNLPSLEETSFSTEAFRNMKGLRLLQLNYVRLAGGYQCLSKNLRWLCWHGFPLEFIPIELCQPNIVAIDMQYSSLKQVLCEYSGLLGKLKILNLSHSHDLTQSPDFSKFPNLEKLILKDCKRLAKVHKSIGDLKSLVLVNLKDCETLKALPRSFYKLKSVKTLVLNGCSRFRSLSEHLGKMASLVTLYAGGTAIKKVPPSIVRLEKLERLSLSYLKCSLQLPSLQGLGSLTELSLGHCNLMEVPNDIGSSLPCLEYLFLGNNNFRSLPSLSGLSMLIELRLDSCRNLVEITDLPKSLGILEMKDCSALERMSDFSGMSTIVYLGSPKLIEFPGLESALNSGLRLDMLTQNNVMDFLLKDSTLQGWTGDGYMRLVGRQIPTWFNHVNEGSQVSFKVPKEIGCNAKALAVCLACVARDDSSSDPQGYYDIYVINHTKGTSFYVSIRNDIVKQEYLCLGNISLLETEFNLEEGDLVHVIAKFPDTVVKIGVRLLCDKLTTFEGWSFFYLSIPYERALEKISTEVDDSVEDYEDDDFDEDDDNDDEDDDEEDQDDDEDDDEEDQDGDANDEDDDKRR